CAAAGACCGACAAGAGCGACAATGAAGATACAAAGCTGGAAAAAATCCGCATATGTAATCATTGGCAACACCCTCCTTTCTTTCGTCTGGAGGGGTAGCCCCTCCGATAAAAGAGGGTAAGCCGCCCGGCTCTGGTTTCCCTATGTGAATTGTACCATATGCAAAATCATAATTCAACAATACATTCTATAACCTGCACATTGCATAAGGACAAAAAAATCCAACCACCGAATGTGATGGTTGGTAAAAACAAATTATATTTCCTACTCTAAAATTTCTTTTATATTATCACTTAGACCTAACACAGGCGGTAACAATTCTGATGGTTCTGGAACAGAATCTTTACTCCCATTGTATTTGTATCTTCCTTCAACATAAGAAAGTGAATATTTGTCCAGCAGAAATGCCTCTCGTGTGAAAGCATACCCTTCTTTCTCTTCACCCACAGCCTCATAAACGAGATCATACCTCAGCAATTCCTAAGCGTGGACTGCCGTTGTCGGCAAAGCAGTAACAATAGTCGTAAAGAAAAGCCGTCCATTTCTGAACGGCCGAAAATAGAAAAGGAACGACTATTTAGACGTTCCTTAACTTACTAAATATTCAATTTTATTCTCTTCGTTTCCACAACAATTCAATTGCTTTTAATTCGAATTTTTGTGGTTCACATATACATATTAAATACTTTAATATCTCGATCTAGAGCAATATCAGTTATTATATCCTAATTCTTATTTCATCCATATAATTGTATATATTCATTGTAACGCCTATGGGAAGCCAGAAGCGGCCTGCCCTCAAAGTAATGAACTGTTACTTAATAACCGCCGTCACTATTCCGAATCATATCCGTTCCTGCGGTATATCACAAGAAAACATACAACGGCAGCAATAATCTCCGTTACGATCACAATGATACTGGAGGCGTTCACAAGTTTTTCACTGCCGCCCGCCATATTTTCCACGATCTGCACCATGACCCCCGTAAACAGGAAATCAGATATTTTCCCAAGCGCCGCATTCAGGCCGGAAAACATGGGGATCATCATCAGGACCAGCAGTGCCGGCGTCGTCAGTGTTCCTGCAGTGATCTGATTCTTTGCAAAGATTCCGAAGATCATGCCGATCACTCCGCTGGCAACAGCCGCCAGAAGTGAGACGGAGATGTAAACAGCCCACTGTACACCATTCATGCGGAATCCAACAACGGGAACCAGTACGGCATTTACCACGGTCACCATTGCGATAACCGGAATCAGGCTTCCCAGAAAGAATTCCAGGCCGTTTACCGATGAGGTCATCAGCGCACGCAGGGTATGCTTTTCTTTTTCCTCAGCCAGAGCGGCACTGACACAGTAGATGCCCGTCATTGTGATATTCATCAACGCGCCATAGGACAGAGCCATGCCTTTCAGCTGATCATTCATACCGCCGCTGCCCGCTATTGATCCGTAAATCAGTTTCATAATGAATGTAAAACCAATTGCGAATATCGGCATGATGATAAAGTTTTTTGAAAACAGTGCCTTCGCTTTCATCTCCATGATCACTGCCAGTTTATTTCCATGTATTGTTTTCACTGCAGCGCCCTCCCTGTTACGGTCAAAAATACGGTTTCCAGCGTCGGCTCACAAGAATGAAGGGCCTCCACCTGATTATTTTTCATCCATGTTGCAATGCGGTTTATATTCTCATCATTCTGGTCCAGCAGGAGCTCTTCTCCCTTTTCGAGCAGCACCCGGTACTTTTTCTTACTGTTGTAGCGCAGACATAACTCTTTCGGGGTTCCATACTCTACGATCTGCCCGTCATTCAGCAGCGCCACGTGGTCGCAGAGCTTTGCGGCCTCCTCCATATTGTGTGTGGTAAGAAAAACAGACATCCCGTCATCCCTCATCTGCCTTAAAAGGCTGTGGATATCAAGTGCTGTTGACGGATCCAGACCGCTTGTCGGTTCATCCAGAAAAAGTACCCTGGGCCTGTGAAGAACTGCTCTTGCAAGCACCAGCCGCTGCGTCTGGCCTTTGGATAATTTCCCGGCCGGCTTTTTCCTGTGTTCCGCGAGTCCCACCCGGTCAAGCAGTTCATCGACTCTTTTCAAATCCACCTTCAATATTTTGGCAAAATATTTAAGATTCTCATACACCGTCATTCGCTCATAGATCCCCGAATGGTCTGTGACAATCCCGATCTGCTCATAAATGGTCTCATCAATATTTTTCACATGAATTCCCAGCACATAGGCATCCCCCGATGTCGGTTTCAGCTGTCCCGTCAAAATCTTGATGGTTGTCGTCTTACCCGCTCCGCTGGGACCCAAAAACCCCAGGATCTCTCCTGTTTTTAACACTGCGTTCAGATCTTTTAAAACCGGATCTCTGTCAAACTTTTTTGTGATATGATCCAGGCGAATCGATTCTGTATTCATTCTATCAGCTCCCTTCCACGATTATTCTAACAGAACCTGACAGGGATGTGGCTTTGATTTCCCAAACGGCAGTTTTTCTTCCTGAATGGAAAGCGGGAAGTGCATTGCACTCCCCGTGTCACTTTCCAACCATTCTCTCCAGCAGAACGGATTTCATCTTTCTGGATACCATGCACTCCAGATTTCCTACCTTTACCCTGCCGTCTTTCAGATTGACTTCTGTAATTTTCCCCAGCGCCGCCAGATAAGATCGGTGCGTTCTGATAAAAGTCTCTCCCACCTGTTTCTCGATCTCGTTGAGATTCCCTGAAAATTCCATCCTTCCATTCTGCGCATGCAGAATTACATGGTGCGGTTTGGCCGCCGTCTCAAAAAACAGGATATCCTGAACCGGGACATGCCGCAGCGTATCTCCGATCTTCACGGTATATACGCCGGCGATATCCTTCTTTGTTTCATCCCTCAGCCGCAGATGTATGGACTCAAGACACCGGTCTATGGAGTCCTTCTGGCTGTCGGGATCCTTGATAATATAATCAAATACCTCCAGATGATATTGAAACGTACAGAACGCCAGCTCCCGATAACTGGTAATAAATATCAGCGTTCCATTCGGATCCAGCCGCCGGATCTCTTTTCCCAGCTGAAAGCCGTCATACTCCGGGTCTTTCAGCTCTACATCAAGAAAATAAATGTTCCGCCTCTTCGCAGACTGTCGCAGTATATCCAGACATTCTCCCGGCTTCCCA
The Ruminococcus gauvreauii genome window above contains:
- a CDS encoding ABC transporter ATP-binding protein — translated: MNTESIRLDHITKKFDRDPVLKDLNAVLKTGEILGFLGPSGAGKTTTIKILTGQLKPTSGDAYVLGIHVKNIDETIYEQIGIVTDHSGIYERMTVYENLKYFAKILKVDLKRVDELLDRVGLAEHRKKPAGKLSKGQTQRLVLARAVLHRPRVLFLDEPTSGLDPSTALDIHSLLRQMRDDGMSVFLTTHNMEEAAKLCDHVALLNDGQIVEYGTPKELCLRYNSKKKYRVLLEKGEELLLDQNDENINRIATWMKNNQVEALHSCEPTLETVFLTVTGRALQ
- a CDS encoding LytR/AlgR family response regulator transcription factor gives rise to the protein MIDIYLCDDEDMIRRQIRDAIEKKIMIESYDMRVVSSTGKPGECLDILRQSAKRRNIYFLDVELKDPEYDGFQLGKEIRRLDPNGTLIFITSYRELAFCTFQYHLEVFDYIIKDPDSQKDSIDRCLESIHLRLRDETKKDIAGVYTVKIGDTLRHVPVQDILFFETAAKPHHVILHAQNGRMEFSGNLNEIEKQVGETFIRTHRSYLAALGKITEVNLKDGRVKVGNLECMVSRKMKSVLLERMVGK
- a CDS encoding ABC transporter permease, encoding MKTIHGNKLAVIMEMKAKALFSKNFIIMPIFAIGFTFIMKLIYGSIAGSGGMNDQLKGMALSYGALMNITMTGIYCVSAALAEEKEKHTLRALMTSSVNGLEFFLGSLIPVIAMVTVVNAVLVPVVGFRMNGVQWAVYISVSLLAAVASGVIGMIFGIFAKNQITAGTLTTPALLVLMMIPMFSGLNAALGKISDFLFTGVMVQIVENMAGGSEKLVNASSIIVIVTEIIAAVVCFLVIYRRNGYDSE